A section of the Macadamia integrifolia cultivar HAES 741 chromosome 9, SCU_Mint_v3, whole genome shotgun sequence genome encodes:
- the LOC122089901 gene encoding serine/threonine-protein kinase SAPK6-like isoform X1 yields the protein MDKYELMRDIGSGNFGVARLMRNKETRELVAMKYIERGYKIDENVAREIINHRSLRHPNIIRFKKVESSSSINKSDVQRDVISSNEMNHLRLSKSSISELRNHGGMKSRSL from the exons ATGGATAAGTACGAGCTTATGAGAGATATTGGGTCTGGGAATTTTGGTGTGGCGAGGCTTATGAGGAACAAGGAAACCAGAGAGCTTGTCGCCATGAAATACATCGAGCGTGGATACAAG ATCGACGAGAATGTGGCGAGAGAGATCATAAACCACAGATCGCTTCGACACCCGAACATAATTCGATTCAAGAAG GTGGAGAGCTCTTCATCGATTAACAAATCCGATGTTCAACGAGATGTAATATCTTCCAACGAGATGAACCACCTCCGATTGTCAAAATCTTCGATTTCAGAGTTAAGAAACCATGGAGGAATGAAGAGTAGAAGTTTATAG
- the LOC122089901 gene encoding serine/threonine-protein kinase SAPK6-like isoform X2, protein MDKYELMRDIGSGNFGVARLMRNKETRELVAMKYIERGYKIDENVAREIINHRSLRHPNIIRFKKVVLTPTHLTIIMEYAAGGELFID, encoded by the exons ATGGATAAGTACGAGCTTATGAGAGATATTGGGTCTGGGAATTTTGGTGTGGCGAGGCTTATGAGGAACAAGGAAACCAGAGAGCTTGTCGCCATGAAATACATCGAGCGTGGATACAAG ATCGACGAGAATGTGGCGAGAGAGATCATAAACCACAGATCGCTTCGACACCCGAACATAATTCGATTCAAGAAG GTTGTCTTGACACCGACCCATCTCACCATCATCATGGAATATGCCGCAGGTGGAGAGCTCTTCATCGATTAA
- the LOC122088127 gene encoding AP-1 complex subunit sigma-2, with protein sequence MIHFVLLISRQGKVRLTKWYSPYSQKERSKVIRELSGEILTRGPKLCNFVEWRGYKVVYKRYASLYFCMCIDQEDNELEILEIIHHYVEILDRYFGSVCELDLIFNFHKAYYVLDEVLIAGELQESSKKTVARLIAAQDSLVETAKEQANSISNMIAQATK encoded by the exons ATG ATTCACTTTGTGCTTCTTATCAGTCGACAAGGAAAAGTGAGGTTGACAAAATGGTATTCTCCTTATTCCCAGAAGGAAAGATCTAAG GTGATTCGAGAGCTCAGTGGAGAGATTCTCACAAGAGGCCCTAAGCTTTGTAACTTTGTAGAGTGGAGAGGATACAAAGTTGTATATAAAAG ATATGCCAGCCTCTATTTCTGCATGTGTATTGACCAGGAAGACAATGAATTAGAGATACTTGAGATAATTCACCACTATGTTGAGATACTGGACCGCTATTTTGGCAGT GTCTGTGAGTTGGACTTAATCTTCAATTTCCACAAG GCATATTACGTACTGGATGAGGTTTTAATTGCTGGTGAACTTCAGGAGTCGAGCAAGAAGACAGTTGCACGTCTTATAGCTGCACAG GATTCTTTAGTGGAGACAGCCAAAGAGCAGGCCAACTCAATAAGCAATATGATTGCTCAAGCAACCAAATAG
- the LOC122087964 gene encoding probable GTP diphosphokinase CRSH, chloroplastic, producing the protein MELKRLGFSLQPIPRSRVSETGFSLLWKCHPNITYGRGRRRCQQRSLALGVRLSFMGPSATASAPKALEQPGGRMVTELVRAFNELTERINVISTSSSRLLFNSLKLSIPVLQALPFAPDGRSPLSKALSVALILADLQMDAEVISAAILREVLEASAISIREVGHHVGTGTAHLLHESLRLREIPSKVEILDDDSAATLRKYCLTYYGIRALILDLVLKLDAMRHLDYLPRYEQQRLSLEVMKIYAPLAHVVGTDTVSLELEDLSFRYLFPYSYLYVDAWLRSHETGSIPLIDMYKEQLLQCLESDPALGEMVDKIAIQGRYKSRYSTMKKLLKDGRKPEEVNDVLGLRVLLNPRPGDNMSEMGEKACYRAREMIQSLWREIPQRSKDYIARPKANGYKSLHMAVDLSENGRTRPLMEIQIRSTEMDMFAAGGTASHSLYKGGLTDPEEAKRLKAIMMAAAELAAVRLKDLPSTSHRGLEIDRRNRIFRLLDKNGDGRISIEELTEVMEELGAKGEDAREMMQLLDANSDGSLSSDEFDLFQKQVEVMRDLEDTDYKYKSLLDDKLQMTDRCSLIQVNNEELGNRLLVR; encoded by the exons ATGGAGCTCAAAAGGCTTGGCTTCTCTCTGCAACCAATTCCTAGAAGTAGGGTATCGGAAACTGGTTTTTCATTACTATGGAAATGTCATCCGAATATCACATACGGGCGAGGGCGACGACGATGTCAACAACGGAGTCTGGCCCTCGGAGTTCGCTTATCCTTTATGGGACCCTCGGCTACTGCGAGTGCTCCTAAAGCGCTGGAGCAGCCAGGAGGGAGGATGGTGACGGAACTGGTCCGAGCATTCAACGAGCTGACAGAGAGGATTAACGTGATCTCGACCAGCTCCTCACGTTTACTCTTCAATTCTCTCAAGCTCTCCATCCCTGTGTTGCAGGCATTGCCTTTTGCTCCCGATGGACGCTCTCCGCTATCTAAAGCCCTCTCAGTCGCGCTCATACTTGCCGATCTTCAG ATGGACGCAGAAGTTATTTCAGCTGCCATACTGAGAGAAGTTCTGGAGGCAAGTGCTATATCCATACGTGAAGTTGGGCATCATGTTGGCACTGGTACTGCTCATCTTTTGCATGAAAGCTTGCGCTTAAGGGAAATACCTTCAAAAGTGgaaattttggatgatgatagtgctGCAACATTGAGGAAGTACTGCCTAACTTACTATGGCATTAGGGCTTTGATTCTAGACCTTGTTCTGAAGCTTGATGCAATGAGACATTTGGATTACCTCCCAAGATATGAACAACAAAGGTTGTCTCTGGAAGTTATGAAGATATATGCACCCTTAGCTCATGTTGTTGGTACTGACACCGTATCACTTGAGCTGGAGGACCTGTCCTTCAGATACTTGTTTCCTTACTCATACCTTTATGTGGATGCATGGTTGAGAAGCCATGAAACAGGAAGTATACCACTCATAGATATGTACAAGGAGCAGCTGCTCCAATGTCTAGAAAGCGATCCTGCATTAGGGGAAATGGTGGATAAGATTGCAATCCAAGGTCGGTATAAAAGCCGTTACAGCACCATGAAGAAACTTTTGAAGGATGGTCGCAAGCCAGAAGAAGTAAATGATGTTTTAGGGTTGCGAGTTTTATTGAACCCTAGACCTGGAGATAACATGTCAGAGATGGGTGAGAAAGCATGTTACAGGGCAAGGGAAATGATCCAATCGCTCTGGAGAGAAATACCACAAAGGTCAAAAGACTATATCGCCAGACCCAAAGCAAATGGATATAAGAGTTTACATATGGCAGTTGATCTTAGTGAGAATGGCAGGACTAGGCCTCTAATGGAAATACAGATACGCAGCACAGAGATGGACATGTTTGCGGCTGGTGGAACTGCATCCCATTCATTGTACAAAGGTGGCCTCACAGATCCAGAGGAG GCAAAACGGCTCAAGGCCATTATGATGGCTGCAGCTGAGCTTGCAGCAGTGCGTCTTAAAGATCTCCCTTCCACAAGTCATAGAGGTCTTGAGATTGATCGGAGGAATCGAATTTTTCGCCTTCTTGATAAGAATGGGGATGGTAGGATCAGCATTGAAGAACTTACAGAAGTGATGGAAGAGCTAGGAGCCAAGGGAGAGGATGCCCGGGAGATGATGCAGCTTCTTGATGCAAACAGTGATGGATCCCTGAGCTCTGATGAATTTGATTTGTTTCAAAAGCAG GTTGAAGTTATGCGTGATTTGGAGGACACAGATTATAAGTACAAAAGCCTTTTGGATGACAAGCTTCAAATGACTGACAGGTGTAGCTTAATACAGGTCAATAACGAAGAGCTTGGCAACAGGCTGTTAGTAAGATAG